DNA from Aliarcobacter skirrowii CCUG 10374:
TCTATAGCTTTTTCATACTCAAAATCATCTATCTCTTTTTCTAAACTGATTAAAATAGATGAATCATTTGTTAGTCTAAATAAATTCTCATATAAAATTTCCAAATCATCTTTGCTTAACATATCGCTATCATTTAATTTTTTTATATAACTTTTTATAATTAAAACTGCTTTATTTTCATCAAATTTATCATTATTAAGAACTTTATTTGATTCATCTTTAAATATACTACCTAAAAAATTTAACTCATTTTTTATATTTTCAATTTCATCTTTTAATATTTTTATATCACTTGGATCAATTGATACAGCTTTTTTAAATTTATTATCAATTTTTACACAAATATCAAAAAGCCTATTAGCACCAATATTCCCACTAAGTCCTTTTAAACTATGAACTAAAGTTTTTGCTTTTTCATTTGAATTTAACAGATACTCAATAATATCTTTAAAATCATCTTCAAGCTCTTCTAAAAATTTTCTTAAAATCATCTCAATTTGTTTATTATCAGATATTTTATTTTTTAAAACATTTAAATCTAAAATATTATTCAAAGGCTCATTTTTTATAGTTTTATATGCAATCTTAACACCTTTTAATTTTTTAATATATTTAATTAAAACATTATATAAAATCTCTGTATCTATTGGTTTTAATAGAAAATCATCCATTAAAACTTCATTTGCTTTTTCTCTATCTTCTATTAAATTTGAAGCTGTTAATGCAACTATTGGTATTTGTTTATCGATTTCTCTTATTTTTTTAGTAGCATCAAATCCACTTAAAACTGGCATTTGTAAATCCATAAGAATCAAATCAAATCTATTTTTAGAAAACAGTTCAACTGCTTCTTTTCCATTTTTTGCCATAGTAACTTTTATATTTGATTTTTCTAAAATTATTTTTATAAGCTCTTGATTAGTAATATTATCTTCAGCGACTAAAATAGTTATATCTTCAAAAATTGGATACTCGCTGATTTTTTGATTATCTTCTTCATTTGTTTCAATATCAATTATAAAATAAAACTCACTACCCTCTCCAAGTTTACTCTTTAACTCTATTTTTGTATTTAATATTTTTGCAATATTTTGACAAATAGAAAGTCCCAAACCAGCACCCGAATAATCTCTTGTATTTGAAATATCTGTTTGAAAAAACTCTTCAAAAATTCTATTTTGAAACTCTTTTGATATTCCAATTCCAGTATCACATATACTAAATCTTATTTTTGCAATATTTTTAGATAATTCAATTAAACTAATATCCAATTTTATAGAGCCATTTTTTGTAAACTTAAAAGCATTTGACAAAAGATTTGATATAACTTGAAGAATTAATGCTTTGTCACTAACTACGCTTGAAGGTAATTTGTCATCTATATTTATCTCAAATTTGTTATCACTATTTATTGCAAGTTTTATATAGATATCTTCTATATCTTTTTCTAATTCTAAAAAAGTGAATCTACTTTTCTCTATTTGTATCGATTTATCTTCAATATTTGCAAGAGTTAAAACACTTTGTATTGTATTTACCAAAATATTTGAAGAGTTATCTATTTTTTTTAAAAGTTTATATTGATTTTCATCTAAATCTGTATCAAAAAGAAGCTCTGTAAAACCAATAATTGCATTTAAAGGTGTTCTTAATTCATGACTTATATTTGCAAGAAATTGAAGTTTTAATCTATTAATATTTTCAAGTTTCTCTTTTTGATGCTTTAATTTTTCATTTACTCTTAACTCTTGGGTAATATCTTCAAAAGTAACAACAACTTCAATATTTTTTAAATTTTCTTCACCATCTATTTTTTTTGCAAAAACTTTGAAAATATGAGTCTCTTTAAAATTGTCAATTTTAGCAAGATGATTTAAATTTGGATTTTTTAAAATGTATTCTACCCAAGTTATTTCCCCCATTTTTGTTTGTAAAAATCCATCCTCTTTTATAAAATGGTCACAAATACAGTTATAATCTTTTTTAAAATCTTCTAATGTATTGCAAGAAAAAAAGTCAAAAAATGCTTTATTTGCTGTTATTAATTGTTTTCCATCTGTAACAATCAAAATATTTTTTTGAGAGTTTAAAATTTTCTCTATTTTTTCACTTTGAAGTTTAGTTTTTTTAAAAAAAAGTTTTTTAAAAAATTCCATCATATCTCTTTTATTAAAAAGTTATCTCTACTTTTTTGTTTAACTTCATAAAGAGCTTCATCAGCACTTTTCATAATTGAAGCAATACTTAAATCATTGCTACTTTTATATAAAACTGCTCCTAAACTAATAGTTAAATAAGAAGCTACTTTTGAAAATTTATGTTCTATATTTTCATCTCTTATTGCTTTTACAACTCTATTTGAAATCTCTTCTAGCTCTTTTAAATCTATATTTGAAAGTAAAACTACAAACTCTTCTCCACCATATCTTGCTACTAAATCATTTGGTCTATCTAAGGTATTTAAAATACTATTCTCTAAAGTTTTTGCAACTATTTTTAAAGCTTCATCACCTTTTCCATGTCCATAATTATCATTATAAGGTTTAAAGAAATCTATATCTATCATCATAAGTGCTAAATTTGTATTTTTTATTTTACTATCTTTATAAACTTGAGTTAATCTATCATCAAAATATCTTCTATTTTTTATATTTGTTAATCCATCATAATTTGATAATTTTTCAAGAAGTTCAGTTTTTTGTTTTAGCTTTATCTGATTTTTAACTCTAGCTTTTATTATAACTTTACTAAAAGGCTTTGATATATAATCAATTGCTCCTAGATTTAACCCATATTCTTCATCTTCTTCGCTATTTTTAGCACTCACAAAAATTATTGGAATATTTTTTGTTTTTTCATAATTTTTAAGATTTTTGCAAACCTCATAACCATTCATCAATGGCATCTCAATATCTAACAAAACTAAATCTATATCTAAATTTTTACAAAGTTCTATAGCTTTTTCGCCTGTTTTTGAAATTTTGATATTATAATCATCTTTTAAAATATCGCTTAGCATCATTAAATTTGTACTCATGTCATCTACTATAAGTATAGTAGCCCTATTCTCTTCTATCATCTAATCTCCAAAATTTTTTTATAAAGTGTGTAGCATCTAATAATAACTTATTATAGCAAGTAACTAATTAATAAAATCTTCTAGAAAATAAATTTTCTTATAATATATAGTTATAAATCTTTAATCTTAGCAATCTCATCTCTTAATCTAATAGCCTCTTCAAAATTCAACTCACTTGAAGCTTTTTTCATCTGTTTATTTAGCTCAACTAATAGTTTTTTTCGCTCAGATGCTGGCATCTTTTCAAGTCGTTGTTTTTTTAGAGCAACACTATCATACTCTTCAAGTTTTAGATTCTCATCAAGCTTTCTTTTTGTTGATTTTGGAGTTATATTATTTTTTATATTATGCTCTTCTTGAATTTTTCTTCTTCTATTTGTCTCATCAATTGCAAATTGCATAGAGTCTGTTATCTTTTTAGCAAAAAGTATTACTCTTCCCTCTTCATTTCTAGCAGCTCTTCCAATTGTTTGAATTAGTGAAGTACGACTCCTTAAAAATCCCTCTTTATCAGCATCTAAAATAGCAACTAGTGAAGTTTCAGGAATATCAAGACCCTCTCTTAAAAGATTTATTCCAATTAATACATCAAAAGTTCCAATTCTAAGCTCTCTTATTATTTGATTTCTCTCTATTGCATCAATTTCACTATGCATATATTTTACTTTTATTCCTAAATCAGCATAATAACTTGCAAGCTCTTCAGCCATCTTTTTAGTTAGAACTGTAACCAAAACTCTTTGATTTTTAGAAGTTACTTTTTTTATCTCATCATGAAGTTTTTCAACTTGAAACTCACTATCTACTATCTCAATAACTGGATCAAGAAGTCCTGTAGGACGAATTATTTGCTCTGCTACAACGCTACTTAGCTCTAGCTCAAGCTCATTTGGTGTTGCACTTACAAAGATATAATTAGGAGCTTTATTTATAAACTCATCAAATTTTAAAGGTCTATTATCCAAAGCACTTGGAAGTCTAAACCCATACTCAACTAAAACCTCTTTTCTACTTCTATCAGCTGCGTGCATTCCTCTAAATTGAGGTAAAGAAACATGAGATTCATCAACAACAAGTAAAAAATCTTTATCCATTTGAGCAAAATAATCCAAAAGAGAATAAGGTGTTTCACCTGGTTTTAAACCTGTTAAGTGTCTTGCATAGTTCTCAATTCCCTTGCACATTCCAGTTGCTTCAATCATCTCTAAATCAAACTCAACTCTTTGTTTAAGTCTTTGATACTCTACAAGTTTTTGCTCTTTTTGGAAAAAATCAAGTCGTTCTTCAAGCTCTTCTTCTATTTGTTTTACAGCATTTGCAAGATTTTCTTGTGTTACAACAAAGGGATTAACAGAGTAAATAATCACCTCTTTTAAATCTTTGATTTTTGTATTTGTTAGATACTCATGTAAAGTAATACTCTCAACCTCATCACCAAAAAACTCAACTCTTAAAAACTCATCTTCATAATAGGCTGGAAAAATATCAATTACATCACCATTTACTCTAAAATCAGCTCTATCAAAAAACTTATCATTTCTTTTATAACCCATCTCTATAAGTTTTAACAAAAACTCTTTTTGAGAGTATGAAAATCCAACTTCAACTCTTTGAACCATTGCTTTATATTCACTTGGATTTCCAAGTCCATAGTTAGCAGATACTGAAGCTATTACAATTACATCATCAAAAGACAAAAGAGAGGCTGTGGCACTTAGTCTTAATCTTTCTAACTCATCATTTATAGAGCTATCTTTTTCAATAAATAGATCACTTCTTGGAATATAAGCTTCTGGTTGATAGTAGTCATAATATGAGATAAAATACTCAACATGATTATTTGGGAAAAACTGTTTAAACTCTGAGTATAACTGAGCTGCTAAAGTTTTATTATGAGTCATAATAAGTGTTGGTTTTTGAACTCTTTCAATTACTTTTGCAATAGTATAAGTCTTTCCACTTCCAGTAACTCCTAAAAGTGTGTTGTACTGATTATTTGCTTCAATACTTAAGCTTAAAGCCTCTATTGCTTTTGGTTGATCACCACTTGGAGAATAATCACTTACTACTTCAAATTTTGCCAAAATAAAATATCCTTTTAATCTTCTAATTCTTCATTTAAAAACTTACCATCTTTAAACCTTGTAAAACTCTTTTGACAAGCTAAAGATGGAATATTTATATACTCTTGATTTCCTATTTTATAAGATTTTGCTTGATGAAAGTGCCCTTCAATAATAATATCTTCTTTATAGTTTTTTACTCTTTTATTTGCTAACTCTTCAAAATAATTTAAAGTGTGACAAATATTTTTATTATCAAGTGCTTTTTCAATTCTTTTGCTTATAAAAAAGTTTATATCAATAAAATTTAAAAATTTAAGCAAATAACTATTTCTAATAACCTTACAATACAAATCATAGTGCCAATTAACAAAATTATCTCCATGAGAGATAGCTATTTTTTTATCTTTATAACTTAAAATTAAAGGCTGGTTTTCTCTTTTTAAAACTTTTATATCTGGAAAAAGTGTTTGTAAATTATAGTCATGATTTCCCTCTAAATAAAAAATCTCATGACTTTTTGAAAGAGTGTTTATCTTGTCTATTAAATTTTGATATTTTTTTACAAAATATCTTGACTCCCCTGAGATAAAATCAAAATTATCTCCCATTAAAAAAATTTGATTAGCCTTTATCTTTTGACTTATCAAATCTTCTAAAATAGTCTTAAACTCTTGATTTTTAAAATTGTAGTGTGAATCTGCTATAAAAATAGCTTCATCTTCTAATAGTAGCTTCAAACTATAGCTCTATCTCTTTATAAAATATTGCATAAACCTCAAAAGTTTTATCTCCACCTGGAAGTTTTGCAGTAAACTCATCTCCTTCAACTTTTCCCATAAGTTGTTTTGCTAAAGGTGAATTAAAAGATATAAATCCTTTTTCAACATTTGACTCAACTCCACCAACAATAGTATAAGTAAACTCTTCATCACTTACTACATCAAATAGTGTAACTGTTGATCCAAAACTAACTCTATCATGTGGTAAAACAGAAGGATCTACAATAACTGCTTTTGAGATAATATTACTTAACTCAGCAATTTGTACATCTATTAGCTTTAGTTTCTCTTTTGCACTATGATACTCAGCATTCTCCTTTAAATCTCCCAATTGTCTAGCTTCATCAAGAGCAACAACAGTTTGGGGTCTTTCAATGCTTTTTAAATAGTCCAATTCATTTGTTACTTTGTTGTAACCAGCAAGCGTCATTGGCTCTTTATCCATATCATAACCTCTTTTAATAAATATTTTTGTGTTATAATAGCCAAAAATTTGTAAAGAAGATTTAAATATGCAATATAATAGAACAAAAATGCTTTTTGGAGAAGAGGCTTTTAATAAATTTCAAAATACAAAATTAATACTTTTTGGTGTTGGAGGAATGGGAAGTTTCGCACTTGATGCTTTATATAATACTGGTATTACAGATATAACTATAGTTGATTTTGATACATATGAGCCATCAAATCAAAATAGACAATTGGGAAGCCATGGAAATATAGGAAGAAAAAAAGTTGAAGTTATGAAAGAGAGATATCCAAATGTAACTCCTATTTGTGTAAAAATAACACCTGAGTGGATTGATAACTTTGATTTTTCATCATATGACTATATTTTAGATGCAATTGATGATGTAAAACCAAAAGTCCATTTGATAAAAAAATATTTTACAAAAGTAATAAGTACAGGTGGAGGAGCTAAAAGGATTGATCCTCTTCAAATTACATATGGCTCTATTTGGGAGACAAAAAATGATAAATTTATAAAAAAAGTAAGAGAAGAGCTTAAAAAACAGGGTTTTAAAAAGAAGTTTAAAGTTATTTATTCAACAGAGCTTCCTTTGTGTATCGATAAAGGAAGCTTTGAAGGTGTAACAGCTAGTTTTGGGCTTATGATGGCATCTGTTACTATTCAAAAAATAGTAAGAAAGTTAAATTTAGTTAAAGATAGTCAAAGTAAAAAATTTATATAATAACCAACATTCTAAATAAAGGATCTACATGGGCGGTATTAGTGGTAGTGTTGAACAGATGACACAAGGACATTTACGAAATGTTCAGCAATTAGCAGTATTTTACACTGGTCATAATAATATTTACGCAATAAATATAGCAAAAGTTAAAGCGTTTATCATAACAGAAGAAGTTGCTATAAATGATACTCCAAAAGATACAAACATTATTGCAGGTATAGCTACAATTAGGGGAGAACCTGTTACTTTAGTAAACCTTGATGCTTGGCTTGGACTTAAACCTCTTGAGATAAAAGATTACAAGTTAATTATTTTTTGTGAGTTTAATCATAAAAAAATAGGTTTTTTAGTTAAAGATATGCTTGATATTGTTGAAAAAACAACTCAAGAGTTAAGACATACAGAAGAGACAAACTCAAAAATTACATATACAACTTATGTAAAAGTAAACAACAAAGATGAACTTTGTACAGTTTTTAATGCTGAACAACTTTTAAGAGATATTAAGTGGACAGATGATGGTGGAAGAGATATCAAAAAATATGTTGAAGGCAAAATTCAATCATCTAAAAAAATACTTGCAGCAGAGGATTCAGCAGTTGCAAGAGAGGTTTTACATAAATTCTTTTCTCAAATAGAGGTTGATTATGAAATCTACTCAAATGGTGGAGAGCTACTTGATAGAATTGAAGATTTAGATCCTTCAAAAATAGGATTAATCGTAACAGATATTGAGATGCCTGGAACTGATGGTTATCAAGTTGCATCATTTATTAAAAATAATCAAAAATATGAACATATACCTGTAGTTGTAAACTCATCTATGACAACAGATGCTGTAAGAGGTAAAATGGAGAGAATTGGAATTGATGGATTTGTAGGAAAAACTGATATAAATGCTTTATATAATCTTACAAATAGACTCTTATTAAGATAGTTTTTATATCTTTTACTCTAAAGCCAAAGATTTTAATCTTTGGCTTTTTTTATCTTAGTTATCTTTTAACCAATCTTTAAAATTATCAATTTGAATTTTAGTCTGCTTTGTAGAAGTTCCACCAAAAGAGTCTCTACTATTCATAGAGTTTTTTAAATTTAAATATGAAATTATCTCTTCATCAATATTTTCAAGCTCTTTTGTACTGTTTCTAATCTCATTTATATTTAATTCACTAATATCTTTGTTTAATCTATTTGCTTCTTGTACAAGCTCTTTTGTAATATAGTAAGCTGTTCTAAAAGGCATATTTTGTTTTAAAACTAAATAATCTGCCAAATCAGTTGCTGTTAAATGCCCTATTTTACAAGCATTTTCCATAATATCTACATTTACCTTCATAGTTTTAATTACTTCATTTAAAATATTTAATGATATTTCAATAGTAGCAACTGAATCAAAAACTCCCTCTTTATCCTCTTGTGTATCTTTGTTGTATGCCAAAGGAAGAGATTTCATAACTGTTAAAAGAGAGATTAAATTTCCATAAACTCTTCCAGTTTTTCCTCTTAATAACTCAGGTACATCAGGATTTTTCTTTTGAGGCATAATAGAGCTTGTAGTTGCATACATATCACTCATTTGAACAAATCTAAACTCATAAGATGACCAAAGAATTAACTCTTCAGAAATTCTACTTATATGCATCATTGTTGTGCTTATATTAAACAATAACTCTAAAGCAAAATCTCTATTTGAAACACTATCCATAGCATTTTGTGTTGGAGCATAAAAACCTAAAAGCTCTGCTGTTTTAAATCTATCAATATTGTGTGGAGTTCCTGCAAGTGCTGCACTTCCAAGTGGTGAGTAGTTGTTTCTTTCATAAGATGATGCAAATCTTTCAAAATCTCTTTTAAACATATTTGCATATGCCATCATATGGTATCCAAAATTTATAGGTTGTGCATGTTGTAAGTGAGTCATTCCTGGCATAAGTGTAGTTGTATGCTTTGAAGCTACATCTACAAATGTAGAGATTAACTCTTTAATTTGAACCTGAATTGACTTAGTTTTTTCTTGAACATAAAGCGTAAAATCTGTACAAACTTGATCATTTCTACTTCTTGCTGTGTGAAGTCTTTTACCAGCATCTCCAATAATTTGAGTAAGTCTATTTTCAACAGCCATATGAATATCTTCATACTCTAAAGAGAATTTAAATTCACCATTTTCAATCTCTTTTAAAACTTGTAAAAGTCCACTCTCTATCTGTTTTTGTTCATCACTTGAGATAATATTTTGTAAAGCCAACATTTTAGAGTGTGCAATAGAACCTTTTATATCTTGAGAGTATAACTCTTTGTCAAACATAATTGAAGCATTAAACTCATCTAATAGTTTTGCATTTGTATTTTTTAATATCTGATTGTTTTGTTCTGTCATATTGATTAATCCTACTTTTTATTAGGGGTTTATTATATCATAACTGATATAATTTTACTTACGAAAATTCAAGGGCATCCTATATGAACAATATCAAAGAGATTACAAAAAATACTCTAGAAGCACTAAGAGAGAAGAAACTTCAAGTGACTCCTGAAAACTACTTTTTAGAGTTTAAACATCAATCAAAAATTCTAAATGGTCACACTGAAGAGATAGCTATATATGAAAATAGTTTAAAAAGTCTAACAAAAGATGAGAAGAAAAAATTAGTAGATGAATCTATTTTTAAAGTTGTATCAATACTATCTTCAAGAGTTACAAGCGATGAGTTAAGATTGCTTATTGCAACATTTAATGATCTTTTAACTCCTGCTGTTAATTTTGAGCTAAAAGAGGAGATTGAAGATTTTATCTTAGAGTCTTTAAAAAACCCAAAAAATGTGACTTCAAAAGAGTCAATACTAAAAATCAAAGAGTTTGCAAAAGAGCGAATAAATGCTGATAGAAGAGTATTAAAAGAGAAAACAAATGATATTATAAAATTAACCTCTTTAATGAGTAGATACTATGACAAAGCTTTAAATGATAGTAATAGCTCAAATGAAGATATTAAAAAGATAAAAGAGGATTTAGTATCTTTAGATATATCTGATTTTTCAAAAAGAGAGTTAATCTCTGTTCAAAAAAGATTAATAGAGACAATTTATAAGCTTGAAAATTCACTTTTAGAAAACAATCGAATTTTATCGACAAATATAGATAAAGTTAAACTTCTTCAAGCACAAATAAATGATCTTGAAAAAGAGCTTCAAGTTGCGAAAGAGGAGTATTTATATGACTTTTTAACAAATGTTTTAAACAGAAGAGCTTATGAAAATGAAGCAAAAAAGATGGAGAAACAGTTTTTTGTATTTGAGACAAATTTTGCAATTGTATTTTTTGATATTGACCACTTCAAAAAGATAAATGATGCTTTTGGTCACTCATGTGGAGATGAGATATTAAAATCATTTGCACAAATTCTAAAAAATCTTACAAGAAAAGAGGATATTATTGCTAGATTTGGTGGAGAAGAGTTTGTTGCACTTATAAATTTTAGAGATAAAATTGAAGTAACTAGATATATAAAAAGAGTTAAAAATGCTTTTTTAAACAGAGTTTTTGTTTATAAAGATAATAAAATCAACATAACTTTCTCAGCTGGAGTTACTTTTAGAAACAACTATGAATCTATTGCTCAAGCTCAAGAAAAAGCTGATAGTCTACTTTATGAAGCAAAACATCAAGGTAGAGATAGAGTTATTTTTGATAATGGAACTGTTATTTAAGTTTTATTATGACCAAAGCTGAAGCTTTGGTAAGTTTGCAACTGCTTTTAAAATATCTGTTTTTGAAACAATCCCAACTAAAGTATCACTCTCATCAACTATTGGAATAGCATCTAATTTTAAATCAATCATAATTTTTACCACATGTCTAACATCAGATTGAGGATCTGCTGTTATAACTTCAGGCAAATATACATCATCTATTTTTCTATTTAAAACACTATTTGTATCATCTAAATTATTCATTAAAAGAGTTAAAATTATCTTTTTATTTACAATTCCAATAATCTTTTTACCAAAATCTGTAACTGGAACTTGAGATACTTTTTTCTCTTTTAAAAAATAGTATATCTCCTCTATTGTTGAATCTTTTGTAACATTAAAAACATCTTGTGTCATA
Protein-coding regions in this window:
- the uvrB gene encoding excinuclease ABC subunit UvrB, encoding MAKFEVVSDYSPSGDQPKAIEALSLSIEANNQYNTLLGVTGSGKTYTIAKVIERVQKPTLIMTHNKTLAAQLYSEFKQFFPNNHVEYFISYYDYYQPEAYIPRSDLFIEKDSSINDELERLRLSATASLLSFDDVIVIASVSANYGLGNPSEYKAMVQRVEVGFSYSQKEFLLKLIEMGYKRNDKFFDRADFRVNGDVIDIFPAYYEDEFLRVEFFGDEVESITLHEYLTNTKIKDLKEVIIYSVNPFVVTQENLANAVKQIEEELEERLDFFQKEQKLVEYQRLKQRVEFDLEMIEATGMCKGIENYARHLTGLKPGETPYSLLDYFAQMDKDFLLVVDESHVSLPQFRGMHAADRSRKEVLVEYGFRLPSALDNRPLKFDEFINKAPNYIFVSATPNELELELSSVVAEQIIRPTGLLDPVIEIVDSEFQVEKLHDEIKKVTSKNQRVLVTVLTKKMAEELASYYADLGIKVKYMHSEIDAIERNQIIRELRIGTFDVLIGINLLREGLDIPETSLVAILDADKEGFLRSRTSLIQTIGRAARNEEGRVILFAKKITDSMQFAIDETNRRRKIQEEHNIKNNITPKSTKRKLDENLKLEEYDSVALKKQRLEKMPASERKKLLVELNKQMKKASSELNFEEAIRLRDEIAKIKDL
- a CDS encoding tRNA threonylcarbamoyladenosine dehydratase, producing MQYNRTKMLFGEEAFNKFQNTKLILFGVGGMGSFALDALYNTGITDITIVDFDTYEPSNQNRQLGSHGNIGRKKVEVMKERYPNVTPICVKITPEWIDNFDFSSYDYILDAIDDVKPKVHLIKKYFTKVISTGGGAKRIDPLQITYGSIWETKNDKFIKKVREELKKQGFKKKFKVIYSTELPLCIDKGSFEGVTASFGLMMASVTIQKIVRKLNLVKDSQSKKFI
- a CDS encoding chemotaxis protein CheV; its protein translation is MGGISGSVEQMTQGHLRNVQQLAVFYTGHNNIYAINIAKVKAFIITEEVAINDTPKDTNIIAGIATIRGEPVTLVNLDAWLGLKPLEIKDYKLIIFCEFNHKKIGFLVKDMLDIVEKTTQELRHTEETNSKITYTTYVKVNNKDELCTVFNAEQLLRDIKWTDDGGRDIKKYVEGKIQSSKKILAAEDSAVAREVLHKFFSQIEVDYEIYSNGGELLDRIEDLDPSKIGLIVTDIEMPGTDGYQVASFIKNNQKYEHIPVVVNSSMTTDAVRGKMERIGIDGFVGKTDINALYNLTNRLLLR
- a CDS encoding UDP-2,3-diacylglucosamine diphosphatase, with amino-acid sequence MKLLLEDEAIFIADSHYNFKNQEFKTILEDLISQKIKANQIFLMGDNFDFISGESRYFVKKYQNLIDKINTLSKSHEIFYLEGNHDYNLQTLFPDIKVLKRENQPLILSYKDKKIAISHGDNFVNWHYDLYCKVIRNSYLLKFLNFIDINFFISKRIEKALDNKNICHTLNYFEELANKRVKNYKEDIIIEGHFHQAKSYKIGNQEYINIPSLACQKSFTRFKDGKFLNEELED
- a CDS encoding HPP family protein, which codes for MFAIYNNGTVGFRSTSDNLYNLKTIEEIEPIRFEPKEGLIQDFSSQLSQEQKKEFINSYKKIAQLDTLEPVYKISDIMTQDVFNVTKDSTIEEIYYFLKEKKVSQVPVTDFGKKIIGIVNKKIILTLLMNNLDDTNSVLNRKIDDVYLPEVITADPQSDVRHVVKIMIDLKLDAIPIVDESDTLVGIVSKTDILKAVANLPKLQLWS
- a CDS encoding response regulator, with product MEFFKKLFFKKTKLQSEKIEKILNSQKNILIVTDGKQLITANKAFFDFFSCNTLEDFKKDYNCICDHFIKEDGFLQTKMGEITWVEYILKNPNLNHLAKIDNFKETHIFKVFAKKIDGEENLKNIEVVVTFEDITQELRVNEKLKHQKEKLENINRLKLQFLANISHELRTPLNAIIGFTELLFDTDLDENQYKLLKKIDNSSNILVNTIQSVLTLANIEDKSIQIEKSRFTFLELEKDIEDIYIKLAINSDNKFEINIDDKLPSSVVSDKALILQVISNLLSNAFKFTKNGSIKLDISLIELSKNIAKIRFSICDTGIGISKEFQNRIFEEFFQTDISNTRDYSGAGLGLSICQNIAKILNTKIELKSKLGEGSEFYFIIDIETNEEDNQKISEYPIFEDITILVAEDNITNQELIKIILEKSNIKVTMAKNGKEAVELFSKNRFDLILMDLQMPVLSGFDATKKIREIDKQIPIVALTASNLIEDREKANEVLMDDFLLKPIDTEILYNVLIKYIKKLKGVKIAYKTIKNEPLNNILDLNVLKNKISDNKQIEMILRKFLEELEDDFKDIIEYLLNSNEKAKTLVHSLKGLSGNIGANRLFDICVKIDNKFKKAVSIDPSDIKILKDEIENIKNELNFLGSIFKDESNKVLNNDKFDENKAVLIIKSYIKKLNDSDMLSKDDLEILYENLFRLTNDSSILISLEKEIDDFEYEKAIEILKNVIGSVNFN
- the greA gene encoding transcription elongation factor GreA, whose amino-acid sequence is MDKEPMTLAGYNKVTNELDYLKSIERPQTVVALDEARQLGDLKENAEYHSAKEKLKLIDVQIAELSNIISKAVIVDPSVLPHDRVSFGSTVTLFDVVSDEEFTYTIVGGVESNVEKGFISFNSPLAKQLMGKVEGDEFTAKLPGGDKTFEVYAIFYKEIEL
- a CDS encoding GGDEF domain-containing response regulator: MIEENRATILIVDDMSTNLMMLSDILKDDYNIKISKTGEKAIELCKNLDIDLVLLDIEMPLMNGYEVCKNLKNYEKTKNIPIIFVSAKNSEEDEEYGLNLGAIDYISKPFSKVIIKARVKNQIKLKQKTELLEKLSNYDGLTNIKNRRYFDDRLTQVYKDSKIKNTNLALMMIDIDFFKPYNDNYGHGKGDEALKIVAKTLENSILNTLDRPNDLVARYGGEEFVVLLSNIDLKELEEISNRVVKAIRDENIEHKFSKVASYLTISLGAVLYKSSNDLSIASIMKSADEALYEVKQKSRDNFLIKEI
- the argH gene encoding argininosuccinate lyase; amino-acid sequence: MTEQNNQILKNTNAKLLDEFNASIMFDKELYSQDIKGSIAHSKMLALQNIISSDEQKQIESGLLQVLKEIENGEFKFSLEYEDIHMAVENRLTQIIGDAGKRLHTARSRNDQVCTDFTLYVQEKTKSIQVQIKELISTFVDVASKHTTTLMPGMTHLQHAQPINFGYHMMAYANMFKRDFERFASSYERNNYSPLGSAALAGTPHNIDRFKTAELLGFYAPTQNAMDSVSNRDFALELLFNISTTMMHISRISEELILWSSYEFRFVQMSDMYATTSSIMPQKKNPDVPELLRGKTGRVYGNLISLLTVMKSLPLAYNKDTQEDKEGVFDSVATIEISLNILNEVIKTMKVNVDIMENACKIGHLTATDLADYLVLKQNMPFRTAYYITKELVQEANRLNKDISELNINEIRNSTKELENIDEEIISYLNLKNSMNSRDSFGGTSTKQTKIQIDNFKDWLKDN
- a CDS encoding GGDEF domain-containing protein, whose amino-acid sequence is MNNIKEITKNTLEALREKKLQVTPENYFLEFKHQSKILNGHTEEIAIYENSLKSLTKDEKKKLVDESIFKVVSILSSRVTSDELRLLIATFNDLLTPAVNFELKEEIEDFILESLKNPKNVTSKESILKIKEFAKERINADRRVLKEKTNDIIKLTSLMSRYYDKALNDSNSSNEDIKKIKEDLVSLDISDFSKRELISVQKRLIETIYKLENSLLENNRILSTNIDKVKLLQAQINDLEKELQVAKEEYLYDFLTNVLNRRAYENEAKKMEKQFFVFETNFAIVFFDIDHFKKINDAFGHSCGDEILKSFAQILKNLTRKEDIIARFGGEEFVALINFRDKIEVTRYIKRVKNAFLNRVFVYKDNKINITFSAGVTFRNNYESIAQAQEKADSLLYEAKHQGRDRVIFDNGTVI